In Porites lutea chromosome 9, jaPorLute2.1, whole genome shotgun sequence, a single window of DNA contains:
- the LOC140947220 gene encoding sorting nexin-25-like isoform X2, with product MQIFYVSGSILFLAALWQVGFLQSLFSTLWNCFVAVLGIFSGVMLYLLSGKQRIPPTPKPSKKVETVSRFLAKLTRTQTHKPYMQRVVVSRTVDKTIQEVFDLFIRDFCLSWFRDLGKDEAAFVDLLTEELWVVTANVVERLKCVDKVKFLSSDVVEILSRHFQQLRLADMRTFSDNALPFVLHPCLKSRAEELDYLRKASEVLLYCLLPPKNSRCSTMRYLLREILAFSVFQPLADMICDPDYINQTLLVHLEAKEALAAKHKQGYAYAETYEDFIKMINTSNSVEALKQIRYHIIAEIMQATTINNLKGIDQFGQDDKQGKVLKKDAQLRARNLKRYINQCTVAKSQCERRIKLLGGPDYTNNGAGDGKQTAVVQENVKSVQKSAKQSKAKVLTFIEVMDNSLARSFFMLFLQNKTGSKNMLSFWMAVENLKLVKHTELHKSAQEIYQVYVTPSSDKSVMLDTTLVRGMEQYLQGMHGLQAFFEAQKKVFTYLEEKFYRKFVLSAEYSMFVCQSEAEMDDLRAHKRDEEDLEFNWNDDADTTDEDVEGDESDGTPKLARKPSTVEERSDAIVKKLEVLDQRLASKEMEQLKSEIERLKTERMQLEFHVERTDQWCENLGKWKIEIQSVEWNPEHGERSVPVYAIVVHSRADGKQDQLQPGGKSTEGHAYVNSEGWVVTRKFKDFETLHLKLKECCAWLTRELPVPAKKWYKSIDDEFLEKSRKALEEYLQTLLADEKLCLSEELYSFLSPSPEHLKKQSEPTKKGFSLLSVLKSLPFDIIPAEEADEETGLDQDDSVMRKDSIAEPFYGLVGEVFELKGVFKWMRRTLIAFVQVTFGGTINKEIHCMVEWLVSESMVIYYIHLFRDSTWPGGELAKPAALRTEAEKTESRKRAKQKLLKNIPEVLQNLVGKKNSKVGAQKVFEAFQDIRVTKHLFYVLFELILFTLCPEVVSEEVKQRARIMMNTTQQSTLPE from the exons ATGCAAATTTTCTATGTTAGTGGGTCTATTCTTTTCCTGGCCGCGCTTTGGCAAGTCGGATTTCTTCAAAGCCTGTTCTCCACCTTGTGGAACTGTTTTGTAGCAGTATTAGGGATTTTCTCTGGAGTTATGCTTTACCTCCTTTCAGGAAAACAGAGGATTCCACCGACACCAAAACCATCAAAGAAAGTTGAAACTGTAAGTCGTTTTCTCGCGAAGTTGACTCGAACTCAAACCCACAAGCCTTACATGCAAAGGGTGGTAGTTTCGCGGACCGTTGACAAAACCATTCAAGAGGTTTTTGATTTGTTTATCCGAGATTTTTGCCTGTCATGGTTTCGTGATTTAGGAAAAGACGAAGCAGCTTTCGTTGATCTCTTAACCGAGGAGCTGTGGGTTGTAACAGCAAATGTTGTGGAAAGACTCAAGTGTGTTGACAAGGTGAAATTTCTGTCTAGTGATGTGGTTGAAATTCTGAGCCGACACTTTCAGCAGCTTCGTCTTGCGGATATGCGGACCTTCTCTGATAATGCACTGCCTTTTGTGCTTCATCCCTGCCTGAAGAGCAGGGCTGAAGAACTTGATTACTTACGAAAGGCCTCAGAAGTGTTGCTCTATTGTCTTCTTCCTCCCAAGAATTCACGTTGTTCAACAATGCGGTATCTTTTACGTGAAATTTTAGCCTTTTCTGTTTTCCAGCCCCTGGCTGACATGATCTGTGATCCAGATTACATCAATCAAACACTTCTTGTACATTTGGAAGCAAAGGAAGCCCTTGCTGCCAAACATAAGCAGGGTTATGCTTATGCAGAAACATACGAAGACTTCATCAAAATGATCAACACATCAAACTCAGTAGAGGCATTGAAACAAATCAG ATATCATATTATTGCTGAAATCATGCAAGCAACCACCATTAATAATTTAAAAGGAATTGACCAGTTTGGACAAGATGACAAACAGGGAAAAGTGCTGAAGAAGGACGCTCAGTTAAGGGCTCGCAATCTTAAGCGCTACATTAACCAATGTACTGTTGCCAAATCGCAATGTGAGAGACGTATTAAGCTGTTAGGGGGTCCTGACTATACCAACAATGGCGCTGGTGATGGTAAACAGACTGCAGTGGTACAAGAGAATGTAAAATCTGTCCAAAAATCTGCAAAGCAGAGTAAAGCTAAAGTTCTTACTTTTATAGAGGTCATGGACAACAGCTTGGCAAGAAGTTTTTTCATGCTTTTCCTTCAGAATAAAACTGGTAGCAAGAATATGCTCAG TTTCTGGATGGCAGTTGAGAACCTCAAATTAGTCAAACATACCGAACTGCACAAAAGTGCTCAAGAAATCTACCAAGTGTATGTTACACCATCCTCAGACAAATCTGTCATGCTGGACACAACTCTTGTTAGGGGAATGGAACAGTATCTGCAGGGAATGCATGGCTTGCAGGCATTCTTTGAAGCACAGAAAAAAGTGTTCACTTACCTTGAGGAAAAGTTTTACCGCAAATTTGTACTGAGTGCAGAATATTCCATGTTTGTGTGCCAGTCTGAGGCAGAAATGGATGACCTGCGTGCACACAAAAGGGACGAAGAAGATTTGGAATTCAATTGGAATGATGATGCAGATACTACTGATGAAGAT gTTGAAGGTGATGAAAGTGACGGAACTCCCAAACTAG CACGTAAGCCAAGCACAGTTGAAGAACGAAGTGATGCTATCGTAAAAAAGTTGGAAGTTTTAGATCAAAGACTTGCCTCAAAG GAAATGGAGCAGTTGAAGAGTGAAATTGAAAGATTAAAAACTGAAAGAATGCAGCTAGAGTTCCATGTAGAAAGGACAG ATCAGTGGTGCGAGAATTTGGGGAAGTGGAAGATAGAAATTCAAAGTGTAGAG TGGAATCCAGAACATGGTGAAAGATCTGTTCCAGTTTATGCTATTGTGGTCCACAGTAGAGCAGATGGAAAACAAGATCAGCTGCAGCCAGGAGGGAAATCAACCGAAGGACATGCATATGTTAATTCAGAAGGATGGGTTGTCACAAGAAAGTTCAAAGATTTTGAGACGCTTCATTTAAAACTAAAAGAG TGCTGTGCATGGCTTACTCGTGAATTACCTGTTCCTGCAAAGAAGTGGTACAAGTCCATAGATGATGAGTTCTTAGAAAAATCAAGGAAGGCTTTGGAAGAATATCTGCAG acACTACTAGCAGATGAAAAGCTGTGCCTGAGTGAAGAATTGTACTCATTTCTCAGCCCCAGCCCTGAGCATCTCAAGAAACAAAG TGAACCAACTAAGAAAgggttttcacttttgtcagtGTTGAAAAG cttACCTTTTGACATTATCCCTGCTGAGGAAGCAGATGAG GAAACTGGTCTTGATCAGGATGATAG TGTGATGCGTAAAGATTCCATTGCAGAGCCCTTCTATGGCTTGGTTGGGGAAGTATTTGAGCTTAAAGGAG TTTTCAAGTGGATGAGAAGAACCTTGATAGCATTTGTTCAGGTTACATTTGGAGGTACCATTAACAA AGAAATTCATTGTATGGTTGAGTGGTTGGTGTCGGAATCAATGGTGATTTACTACATTCACTTGTTTCGTGACTCCACATGGCCAGGAGGGGAACTGGCCAAACCTGCTGCACTTCGCACTGAAGCA GAAAAAACTGAAAGTCGAAAAAGAGCCAAGCAAAAACTACTGAAGAACATTCCAG AAGTTCTTCAGAATCTGGTGGGGAAGAAAAACAGTAAAGTTGGAGCTCAAAAG gtttttgagGCATTTCAGGACATCAGAGTCACAAAACATCTTTTTTAT GTTCTTTTTGAACTCATATTATTCACCCTCTGTCCTGAAGTCGTATCAGAGGAAGTGAAGCAGAGAGCAAGGATTATGATGAACACAACACAGCAGTCAACTTTGCCagagtga
- the LOC140947220 gene encoding sorting nexin-25-like isoform X1, whose product MQIFYVSGSILFLAALWQVGFLQSLFSTLWNCFVAVLGIFSGVMLYLLSGKQRIPPTPKPSKKVETVSRFLAKLTRTQTHKPYMQRVVVSRTVDKTIQEVFDLFIRDFCLSWFRDLGKDEAAFVDLLTEELWVVTANVVERLKCVDKVKFLSSDVVEILSRHFQQLRLADMRTFSDNALPFVLHPCLKSRAEELDYLRKASEVLLYCLLPPKNSRCSTMRYLLREILAFSVFQPLADMICDPDYINQTLLVHLEAKEALAAKHKQGYAYAETYEDFIKMINTSNSVEALKQIRYHIIAEIMQATTINNLKGIDQFGQDDKQGKVLKKDAQLRARNLKRYINQCTVAKSQCERRIKLLGGPDYTNNGAGDGKQTAVVQENVKSVQKSAKQSKAKVLTFIEVMDNSLARSFFMLFLQNKTGSKNMLSFWMAVENLKLVKHTELHKSAQEIYQVYVTPSSDKSVMLDTTLVRGMEQYLQGMHGLQAFFEAQKKVFTYLEEKFYRKFVLSAEYSMFVCQSEAEMDDLRAHKRDEEDLEFNWNDDADTTDEDVEGDESDGTPKLARKPSTVEERSDAIVKKLEVLDQRLASKTQQLELVKRSYGAEVQEMEQLKSEIERLKTERMQLEFHVERTDQWCENLGKWKIEIQSVEWNPEHGERSVPVYAIVVHSRADGKQDQLQPGGKSTEGHAYVNSEGWVVTRKFKDFETLHLKLKECCAWLTRELPVPAKKWYKSIDDEFLEKSRKALEEYLQTLLADEKLCLSEELYSFLSPSPEHLKKQSEPTKKGFSLLSVLKSLPFDIIPAEEADEETGLDQDDSVMRKDSIAEPFYGLVGEVFELKGVFKWMRRTLIAFVQVTFGGTINKEIHCMVEWLVSESMVIYYIHLFRDSTWPGGELAKPAALRTEAEKTESRKRAKQKLLKNIPEVLQNLVGKKNSKVGAQKVFEAFQDIRVTKHLFYVLFELILFTLCPEVVSEEVKQRARIMMNTTQQSTLPE is encoded by the exons ATGCAAATTTTCTATGTTAGTGGGTCTATTCTTTTCCTGGCCGCGCTTTGGCAAGTCGGATTTCTTCAAAGCCTGTTCTCCACCTTGTGGAACTGTTTTGTAGCAGTATTAGGGATTTTCTCTGGAGTTATGCTTTACCTCCTTTCAGGAAAACAGAGGATTCCACCGACACCAAAACCATCAAAGAAAGTTGAAACTGTAAGTCGTTTTCTCGCGAAGTTGACTCGAACTCAAACCCACAAGCCTTACATGCAAAGGGTGGTAGTTTCGCGGACCGTTGACAAAACCATTCAAGAGGTTTTTGATTTGTTTATCCGAGATTTTTGCCTGTCATGGTTTCGTGATTTAGGAAAAGACGAAGCAGCTTTCGTTGATCTCTTAACCGAGGAGCTGTGGGTTGTAACAGCAAATGTTGTGGAAAGACTCAAGTGTGTTGACAAGGTGAAATTTCTGTCTAGTGATGTGGTTGAAATTCTGAGCCGACACTTTCAGCAGCTTCGTCTTGCGGATATGCGGACCTTCTCTGATAATGCACTGCCTTTTGTGCTTCATCCCTGCCTGAAGAGCAGGGCTGAAGAACTTGATTACTTACGAAAGGCCTCAGAAGTGTTGCTCTATTGTCTTCTTCCTCCCAAGAATTCACGTTGTTCAACAATGCGGTATCTTTTACGTGAAATTTTAGCCTTTTCTGTTTTCCAGCCCCTGGCTGACATGATCTGTGATCCAGATTACATCAATCAAACACTTCTTGTACATTTGGAAGCAAAGGAAGCCCTTGCTGCCAAACATAAGCAGGGTTATGCTTATGCAGAAACATACGAAGACTTCATCAAAATGATCAACACATCAAACTCAGTAGAGGCATTGAAACAAATCAG ATATCATATTATTGCTGAAATCATGCAAGCAACCACCATTAATAATTTAAAAGGAATTGACCAGTTTGGACAAGATGACAAACAGGGAAAAGTGCTGAAGAAGGACGCTCAGTTAAGGGCTCGCAATCTTAAGCGCTACATTAACCAATGTACTGTTGCCAAATCGCAATGTGAGAGACGTATTAAGCTGTTAGGGGGTCCTGACTATACCAACAATGGCGCTGGTGATGGTAAACAGACTGCAGTGGTACAAGAGAATGTAAAATCTGTCCAAAAATCTGCAAAGCAGAGTAAAGCTAAAGTTCTTACTTTTATAGAGGTCATGGACAACAGCTTGGCAAGAAGTTTTTTCATGCTTTTCCTTCAGAATAAAACTGGTAGCAAGAATATGCTCAG TTTCTGGATGGCAGTTGAGAACCTCAAATTAGTCAAACATACCGAACTGCACAAAAGTGCTCAAGAAATCTACCAAGTGTATGTTACACCATCCTCAGACAAATCTGTCATGCTGGACACAACTCTTGTTAGGGGAATGGAACAGTATCTGCAGGGAATGCATGGCTTGCAGGCATTCTTTGAAGCACAGAAAAAAGTGTTCACTTACCTTGAGGAAAAGTTTTACCGCAAATTTGTACTGAGTGCAGAATATTCCATGTTTGTGTGCCAGTCTGAGGCAGAAATGGATGACCTGCGTGCACACAAAAGGGACGAAGAAGATTTGGAATTCAATTGGAATGATGATGCAGATACTACTGATGAAGAT gTTGAAGGTGATGAAAGTGACGGAACTCCCAAACTAG CACGTAAGCCAAGCACAGTTGAAGAACGAAGTGATGCTATCGTAAAAAAGTTGGAAGTTTTAGATCAAAGACTTGCCTCAAAG ACACAGCAACTTGAACTTGTGAAGCGAAGTTATGGAGCTGAAGTACAG GAAATGGAGCAGTTGAAGAGTGAAATTGAAAGATTAAAAACTGAAAGAATGCAGCTAGAGTTCCATGTAGAAAGGACAG ATCAGTGGTGCGAGAATTTGGGGAAGTGGAAGATAGAAATTCAAAGTGTAGAG TGGAATCCAGAACATGGTGAAAGATCTGTTCCAGTTTATGCTATTGTGGTCCACAGTAGAGCAGATGGAAAACAAGATCAGCTGCAGCCAGGAGGGAAATCAACCGAAGGACATGCATATGTTAATTCAGAAGGATGGGTTGTCACAAGAAAGTTCAAAGATTTTGAGACGCTTCATTTAAAACTAAAAGAG TGCTGTGCATGGCTTACTCGTGAATTACCTGTTCCTGCAAAGAAGTGGTACAAGTCCATAGATGATGAGTTCTTAGAAAAATCAAGGAAGGCTTTGGAAGAATATCTGCAG acACTACTAGCAGATGAAAAGCTGTGCCTGAGTGAAGAATTGTACTCATTTCTCAGCCCCAGCCCTGAGCATCTCAAGAAACAAAG TGAACCAACTAAGAAAgggttttcacttttgtcagtGTTGAAAAG cttACCTTTTGACATTATCCCTGCTGAGGAAGCAGATGAG GAAACTGGTCTTGATCAGGATGATAG TGTGATGCGTAAAGATTCCATTGCAGAGCCCTTCTATGGCTTGGTTGGGGAAGTATTTGAGCTTAAAGGAG TTTTCAAGTGGATGAGAAGAACCTTGATAGCATTTGTTCAGGTTACATTTGGAGGTACCATTAACAA AGAAATTCATTGTATGGTTGAGTGGTTGGTGTCGGAATCAATGGTGATTTACTACATTCACTTGTTTCGTGACTCCACATGGCCAGGAGGGGAACTGGCCAAACCTGCTGCACTTCGCACTGAAGCA GAAAAAACTGAAAGTCGAAAAAGAGCCAAGCAAAAACTACTGAAGAACATTCCAG AAGTTCTTCAGAATCTGGTGGGGAAGAAAAACAGTAAAGTTGGAGCTCAAAAG gtttttgagGCATTTCAGGACATCAGAGTCACAAAACATCTTTTTTAT GTTCTTTTTGAACTCATATTATTCACCCTCTGTCCTGAAGTCGTATCAGAGGAAGTGAAGCAGAGAGCAAGGATTATGATGAACACAACACAGCAGTCAACTTTGCCagagtga
- the LOC140947221 gene encoding uncharacterized protein: MERRNVTEREEKEFVPLRENLKRKAGEKEDNLMTPYYHEQNSITQLSDEQVDEIRWQNGIEIEGENCPKPITSFQDLNLSPELQGYLANNGYARPTAIQMQALSCVMSGRDIIGLAETGSGKTLAYSLPLCMFLKTRKPCLPAEGPVALIVTPTRELMRQVSDHVAELLNFLTMSTTCGSSGNVGLLQNYNSAPVTGNFGNNTHWGMNSSYTSLNTGSISVHDYDSFAADMSLTYSPLRVTPVSFKYQSAGICGGVPISHQVQELKSGIDVVIATPGRLLDLCERGILSLDKVSYLVMDEADKMLGMGMEEQLRKVVGLATGTIRARQTLLWTATMPESLERLARSAVLNPIKIQVGPGTGLISPTIQQNVVFLYHYEKPAKLLQVLRSTPFPPVMVFASSIQNVDYVTELLKKEQFHASGLHSEKSQDYRFKLIDAFRDGRMDVLVATDVGSRGLDFPEVAHVINYDLPDSIEDYVHRCGRTGRMGHFGVATSFLTLDCKIADELKEMLEIMDQGVPKELQNTKQFGKKIIKTEFGDRVVDS, translated from the coding sequence atggAGAGGAGGAATGTAACAGAAAGAGAGGAGAAAGAATTTGTCCCTCTGAGAGAAAATTTAAAACGAAAAGCAGGTGAGAAGGAAGATAACTTGATGACACCCTACTATCATGAGCAAAACAGCATTACCCAGCTTTCAGATGAACAGGTTGATGAAATCAGATGGCAAAATGGAATTGAAATTGAAGGAGAAAACTGCCCTAAACCTATCACAAGTTTCCAAGATTTGAATTTATCCCCGGAACTTCAAGGATACTTAGCTAATAATGGTTATGCACGTCCTACTGCAATTCAGATGCAAGCTCTGAGCTGTGTTATGAGTGGCAGGGACATCATCGGTTTAGCAGAGACCGGTTCAGGAAAAACACTAGCATATTCTCTTCCATTATGTATGTTCCTTAAAACAAGAAAGCCATGTTTACCCGCAGAGGGCCCGGTGGCACTTATTGTGACACCCACACGAGAGCTAATGCGGCAAGTGTCAGATCATGTTGCAGagttactaaactttttaacgATGAGCACAACATGTGGTTCATCAGGTAATGTTGGCCTCTTACAGAATTACAACTCTGCTCCAGTGACAGGAAACTTTGGAAATAACACTCACTGGGGCATGAATTCATCTTATACTTCACTCAATACTGGTTCCATCAGTGTACATGACTATGATTCATTTGCAGCAGATATGTCTTTAACTTACTCCCCTTTAAGGGTAACCCCAGTCAGCTTTAAATACCAATCTGCTGGAATATGTGGTGGTGTCCCCATTTCACATCAGGTGCAGGAGCTAAAAAGTGGCATTGATGTTGTCATAGCAACACCTGGAAGGTTACTAGACTTGTGTGAACGTGGCATTCTCAGTCTCGACAAAGTGTCATACTTGGTTATGGATGAAGCTGACAAGATGCTTGGTATGGGAATGGAGGAACAGTTGAGAAAGGTTGTTGGGCTGGCCACTGGTACAATCAGGGCCAGACAGACACTTCTCTGGACTGCAACCATGCCTGAATCATTAGAAAGACTGGCAAGATCAGCAGTTCTAAATCCTATAAAAATTCAGGTAGGTCCTGGAACTGGTCTGATATCACCAACTATAcagcaaaatgttgttttcctttatcaCTATGAAAAGCCAGCTAAACTTCTTCAAGTTCTTAGAAGCACTCCATTTCCTCCTGTTATGGTCTTTGCATCATCCATACAGAATGTAGACTATGTCACTGAGTTACTCAAGAAGGAACAATTCCATGCATCAGGCCTTCATTCTGAAAAATCTCAAGATTATCGCTTTAAATTGATAGATGCCTTTCGTGATGGTAGAATGGATGTCCTTGTGGCCACTGATGTTGGTTCAAGGGGCCTTGATTTTCCAGAAGTAGCACATGTAATTAACTATGATTTACCTGACAGCATTGAAGATTATGTCCACAGGTGTGGGCGGACAGGTCGAATGGGACATTTTGGGGTTGCCACTTCTTTCTTGACTTTAGACTGCAAGATAGCTGATGAGCTTAAGGAAATGTTAGAGATAATGGATCAAGGAGTTCCCAAAGAGCTTCAGAACACTAAACAGTTTGGTAAAAAGATTATCAAGACAGAATTTGGTGACAGAGTTGTAGATTCTTAG
- the LOC140947267 gene encoding uncharacterized protein, with product MADNHLQFCDGKDWVQLLDKKLNQNSHETPATDCQDVLNRGQSRGDGMYWLDPDGGSHSNAFLAYCDMTSYNGGWTMCYTTDEYAKPRTEVTYNPKFLYGNDGYRTNCNNIKFTEIIFVDHQTGDKAYFKQKTNLPIKAVGNYDKQASAYGLWEGFGSMNSGYSYQLLICDHSFYTGFFVSGYTNCYKQCNHWCGDTKTPYFRTASTNSGYKGVAFNTNGHLSVSTRLMSVGLR from the exons ATGGCAGATAATCATTTGCAGTTTTGTGACGGAAAAGACTGGGTACAACTGTTGGACAAAAAGTTGAATCAAAACTCCCACGAAACACCAG CAACTGATTGCCAGGACGTTCTGAACCGAGGTCAGTCTCGGGGAGATGGTATGTACTGGTTAGATCCAGATGGTGGAAGCCATTCAAATGCGTTTTTGGCTTACTGTGACATGACGTCATACAATGGAGGATGGACCATGTGTTACACTACTGATGAATACGCCAAACCCAGGACTGAAGTCACCTACAATCCTAAGTTTCTTTATGGAAATGACGGTTATAGAACAAACTGCAACAACATTAAA TTCACCGAGATTATTTTCGTTGATCACCAAACTGGAGATAAGGCTTACTTCAAACAGAAAACTAACTTACCCATCAAAGCTGTTGGTAACTATGACAAGCAAGCTAGTGCTTATGGATTGTGGGAAGGCTTTGGATCCATGAATAGTGGTTACTCGTACCAGCTGTTGATCTGTGATCATTCTTTTTACACCGGGTTTTTTGTTTCCGGATACACCAACTGTTACAAGCAGTGTAACCACTGGTGTGGTGATACCAAAACGCCTTATTTCCGCACAGCTTCTACAAATAGCGGCTATAAGGGTGTGGCCTTCAATACCAATGGTCACCTATCCGTCAGCACTCGATTGATGAGTGTCGGTCTGCGTTAG